CACTAACTGTGCTTTCTGGCCTGCAAAATAATTTGATCTTCAGTAGTAATTATAAAGAAGGCTTTACACATGGATTGGTAAATCCAAAGTAAATTTCAGACATGCTAACTCTTTGATCTTTGAAAATGACAAGGTTACAAGAGTATTGCTAAAAATACCGTAAATACAATTTGGGGTCAGTACTCTGAGCTGGATTTTGAGTACTTAATAAACCAGAAAAGGATTGTATCTTCCAGGCAAATATATAAACCTTCTCAACAAGTTTTCAGAGGATACATAGGCACTAAAAAACGCAATTTTCACACCCAACTAAAAATTTTGTGTGTTTTAGAATGTTCTCACATTTCAAACTAATCAGTATATATGTAACTTAAGCTATTGCAAATGATTGAAGTAGATGCTAAAAATGACTTTTATTAACCTATAAGGTAAGGAACAAAAACCAATAGGTTTTAATATAAAGGGTAGCTACATTTAATAATGTCATAATTTCAGAGAATTTCAGTCATATTTCTGAGCTGTGTCTTAAAAAGTTATTAACTTGTAACTATATTTAATGAATCAGTAGGCTAAATTTTAAGAGCACTGAGTCTCATTTGGTTAGATGTATGATAAAGTACAGAAATTATATGGTTTGACAGGCCATCTGATGAATGCAAATAAGACCAACTGTGTATGAGGATTGAATGAGCGAAATTAGCATATGGAGACAGCTTGGAAAAAGCTAAGTGTTGTAGatacagcattttaaaatatgttaacatCTAAATTTCCGTAGAAACTTCTCTGTAAGTTAAGGAAGTTCAGAGGCTGAGCGCAATCTGGTATGTGGATGGGGTCTTATATAAATAGCTTTGCCAGAATGTCTCCCAGTGTGAAAAGTCAACTGGTCTATGAAAATCCACTTGCCATGTAATGTCTTATGATGGAGAGGGTCTCTAACGACAGTATCtccaattttgtttgtttggatgaCCACAGCTATTTCAAGATATCTATGCTTTCTCACAGAATGAAGACAATCACAGAGATGGTGTGTCTAAGAAATTTCAAAAGGTGTAGGCCTCCTGACTGAAGCACAGTCAACTTAttggattcattttttttcattatagtaagtatacatatttaaagtatattgtTTTGGCCAATGTTGACCTGTGctctttgttgaataaatatttgctgtctgTCAAATACCCTTATTGTTAGAGCTGTTTGTGTTTACATTCTTCTACGATTTCAGTTGTGTATCTGAAATGAATATAACTCCCAGGATCTTTGAGGGGACAAATAAAGCCATAGAATTTGAGCTGGCAGAGCCCTTAGAGATGATCTCGttcactttctttatccattacaaGAAATTCCTTTGCAACATCCTTGACGGATGGTCATCTTATTCAGCTCAGCCCTGGCAGGAGAAGGGCCTGAACTATTTCACAGAACTATTTCTATGGATGTTCCACTACAAATTAAATCACAATGTCACTTTCTAAAATGTGCACCCACCTAGTTCTGCCTCTGGAACAAATCCACTTATTCTTTAATCCAAGAGGTAGTCCTGcaaaaatgtaaagataaattCTCAGGTTCCCCTAGTCATCTTTTATCTCAGCTGAATATCATCAATTACCTGTGTTCCTCCATAGGAAATGGTTTGTAGACAAGTAGCTCCTGATTATTTTGTTGCCCAATTAGTCTTTAACCTGTGACTGAATGTTGGGTTCCAGGTGTGATCTTACCAGGCAGACACAGAAGGACTGTTGCCCCTTTATCTGGGTTCATGATTTAATATGGCCACAGATTATAGTCATATTATGGCTATATTTGGCGTAAAGATAGCATATAGCTATATTTTGCGTAATAGCTATGACACAATTAGCTTAATGCATGCATTCATGTCAACTAAAATCCTTAGGTATTTTTCACATGTTCATCCAGCAATGTTTTCTGCCCTCCTTTCCTCCCATCATGTTGATGGTATTTTGGGGTCTAAGCCCAGACTTTCTATCTGTCGCATATAATcctcttgtttttggtttttgtcttgtCTTGACACACAGTTATGATTAACTGCAGTGGAGTGAAGCAGAAGGGGAGGAGTTGAGAGTTAGAAATAGACCCACTAAACTAGAGTAAGGGAAGGAAGCCCTGGAAAATTACTTAATCAAGCCATAGGTCCTAAGAGGAAGTTGAATCCATATAGTATGATGATGGCCATCATCATACTATAGGATGCAGGTGGAAAGTGGTGCTTTCCACCTGCATCCTATAGTATGCAGGTGGAAAGTGGTGCTCCAGGCTAGTAGTTAAAATCAAGGATCCTGGGATGCCCTAGCAAGGGGGAGAGCATGAAGGTATAGGGTTCAGGGTCAGATGGTCAGGAATATGTTAGGGCTGACCAGCAAAAGAAAAGACACTTATTCATAGGTATCAGAGCCTCTGTAATGGGATTCTAGGGTTCAAGGCAGGATACCAGTCCCTTGAAGGAAGACTAATGAGAGCAAAACAGTTTTTCTTGGGGGTGCTACCAGTActagggtatctagagagagaaaCTCAGACCCAGGAAAGATGATAAGACTTAAGACTCAAAAAAGTGCAAGAGAAGTCCATGGATGAAGGTTGCAGCTGAACCACCAGCAAAGATGACCAtgctactgtgattttttttaaccagaattGTTATAAAtccaaatatttccttttatctgTCCTTACTCTGTGCCATCTTATAGGTGGTCTGGATTTTACtagttaacaattttttaaacgaTTTAGGTAAGGCTGAATACTACATAAATCATTTCTGTAAAGAGCATTGTCTGAatactttaaatatgaaaatgcaaaatccACCTTGTTTTCCTGAAGGCAAAAATAGTAATAGCATGGGCCCTTAATCATTTATACTATTAGTACTTTGCCATCAAAACATTAAACATGAGAGAGAGTCCCTTCCACAGTGTTGTAACTGGGGCTTTCTTCCCCATCCATTTTTTAAGCCATTACCATTTTGTGCCAGCTTTTAAATATTCTAAGTTGGATGTGAACGTAGGTTACAAAGCAAGAGCTTGGGGGGAAAGGAGATAATGTATTAAATCACAGTTTGTTCTGAACATAGAATTGGTACATCCCTCTAATCCTAAGGGATAATTTTATAAAGCAGTGCTTGCTCAAAGGAAGTTCCTTGTCATGGTTGAAACACAACTCTTAGGCTGTAACCGGTGCTCCAGACTTGGGAGTGGAATGTGAAAGAGAGCTTATTCAGACCATTTGGAAGGTACAAAATGTGGCCGTTAGAAATTAGTAGCATAAGAACAAGTTTTCCTAATGTTGATTCAAGAAAATTCGGCTTCTGGTTTTTAGTAGCTTAGCATGAAATGAAGATGCAGGAGGAAACTAGATAGTTGCTTCACGTCCTGCACCAAATAAATACCTTTACAGATCCAATCTGGCTGTCACCAAGTGGTCTCTCATCTAAGGGACTTCACAGTGCTCAGCTGGCATAGCCTACGGTTTCGAATGAAACCAGGAAACTTTGATACCTTTTGATCAtcagccctgcttcccaggtttTGCCCCTGAGCTAAATCCTACTTGGTTATGTACAAGCCTTAGAGTTTAAGCTTATTTGGGGTACTTGCTTCagtggtttttcttttattttcctcttccagTTTCTGTCCTCCTACAAGGGAAAGTCATGATTACACTAACAGAGCTAAAATGTTTAGCAGATGCCCAGTCATCTTATCACATCCTAAAACCGTGGTGGGACGTCTTTTGGTATTACATCACCCTGATCATGCTGCTGGTGGCCGTGCTGGCTGGAGCCCTCCAGCTCACACAGAGCAGGGTTCTGTGCTGTCTTCCGTGTAAGGTGGAATTCGACAATCACTGCGCCGTGCCTTGGGACGTCCTGAAAGCCAGCGTGAACACGTCCTCCGATCCCGGGATGCCGCTTCCGCCCCCCCTCAGAATCCAGAACGACCTCCACCGACAGCAGTACTCCTACATCGACGCCGTGTGTTATGAGAAGCAGCTCCACTGGTTCGCAAAGTTCTTTCCCTACCTGGTGCTCTTGCACACGCTCATCTTTGCAGCCTGCAGCAACTTTTGGCTGAACTACCCCAGTACCAGTTCCAGGCTGGAGCATTTTGTGGCCATCCTTCACAAGTGCTTCGATTCTCCATGGACCACCCGTGCCCTGTCAGAGACGGTAGCTGAGCAGTCAGTGAGGCCCCTGACGCTCTCCAAGTCCAAGGTTTTGCTTTCTCCCTCAGGGTGCTCAGCTGATGTGGATTCCAACAAGCAGTCATTGCCCTACCCGCAGCCTGGCTTAGAGTCAGCTGGCATAGAAAGCCCAACTTCTAGCGTCCTGGACAAGAAGGAGGGCGAACAGGCCAAAGCCATCTTTGAAAAAGTGAAGAGGTTCCGCATGCACGTGGAACAGAAGGATATCATTTATAGAGTGTATCTGAAGCAGATAATAGTCAAAGTCATTCTGTTTGTCCTCATCATAACTTACGTTCCGTATTTTTTAACCTACATTACTCTTGAAATTGACTGTTCAGTGGATGTGCAGGCTTTCACTGGATATAAGCGCTACCAGTGTGTCTACTCCTTGGCAGAAATATTTAAGGTCCTGGCTTCATTTTATGTCATCTTGGTTATACTCTATGGTCTTACCTCCTCCTACAGCTTGTGGTGGATGCTGCGGAATTCTCTGAAGCAATATTCTTTTGAGGCGCTGAGAGAAAAAAGCAACTACAGCGACATCCCGGATGTCAAGAATGACTTCGCCTTCATTCTCCATCTGGCGGATCAGTATGATCCCCTTTACTCCAAACGCTTCTCCATATTCCTGTCGGAGGTCAGCGAGAACAAACTGAAACAGATCAACCTCAACAACGAATGGACGGTCGAGAAACTGAAAAGTAAGCTTGTGAAAAATTCCCAGGACAAGATAGAACTGCATCTTTTCATGCTAAACGGTCTTCCAGACAATGTCTTTGAGCTGACAGAAATTGAAGTGCTAAGCCTGGAGCTGATCCCTGAGGTCAAGCTGCCTTCTGCAGTCTCGCAGCTGGTCAACCTCAAGGAGCTCCACGTGTACCATTCGTCCCTGGTGGTCGACCATCCTGCCCTGGCCTTTCTAGAGGAGAATTTAAAAATCCTCCGCCTGAAATTTACTGAAATGGGGAAAATTCCACGCTGGGTATTTCATCTGAAGAATCTCAAGGAACTTTACCTGTCAGGCTGTGTTCTACCTGAGCAGGTGAGTACCATGCAGTTGGAGGGCTTTCAGGACTTGAAAAACCTGAGGACCCTCTACTTGAAGAGCAGCATCTCCCGGATCCCACAAGTCATCACAGACCTCCTGCCTTCGCTGCAGAAGTTGTCCCTCGATAACGAGGGGAGCAAGCTGGTTGTATTGAACAACTTGAAAAAGATGGTCAATCTGAAAAGCCTGGAGCTGATCAGCTGCGACCTGGAACGCATTCCGCACTCCATTTTCAGTCTGAACAATTTGCATGAGTTAAACCTCAAAGAAAATAACCTTAAAACTGTGGAAGAGATCATTAGCTTTCAGCATCTCCAGAATCTTTCCTGCTTAAAGTTGTGGCACAATAACATCGCTTATATTCCAGCCCAGATTGGGGCATTATCTAATCTAGAGCAGCTCTCTTTGGACCATAATAACATTGAGAATCTGCCCCTGCAGCTTTTCCTATGCACCAAACTATATTATTTGGATCTAAGCTGTAACCACCTGACCTTCATTCCAGAAGAAATACAGTATCTGAGTAATTTGCAGTACTTTGCTGTGACCAACAACAACGTAAGTAAATCCATTCTGCCCTTTATTTGGCCAGTCATTTGAGCATCTGCTGTTTGCAGTGTGGGATGTAGTTAAAGATAATGGACTTTAAGTCATACTAAGCCTCCTGAGCTCGGCCTGACTACCACTTCTAGACACGTGACCATGGAAAAATTATCAAAACACTGAGCATCGGTTTTTCATCTAATTTACAAGTTGTCATGgagattttatgaaaaaaaatataagcattTGTCACAGttcatggcacatagtaggtactcaacaagTGTTCTCTTtatcctctttctctgttttttacaTAAACATTACAACTGAAGTGTTTTAAACTAATTACTTAGTTACGGCAGTGCTTGCTTTCATTTTGGAAAAGTCTTAAGTATTTAGAAAGTTTCATAAAACTTTTCAGCTTTCCAAATCTGTCATAGGAGAACTTTTTGTTAAAAATACTGTGATCATGAATTATTCATAAGTCTTTTTTGTGATACAGTAAGAACGACTTGAAATCTCCATGCATGTCTAGAAAGACAATTCAAAATGAAAGGCCTGGTTCTATAATGCAACGCTAGGGCTCCTTAGAAGCTTTTTCCAGCATCTGTGCTTTAAAAATGAACCATAATTTGCAACAGTAAAGCCAAGTTAAGGAAAACTTAACTTTgctgaaacaagaaaaaacaaaataaatgagtagtTTCCTAGGTTAAAATGTGAAGGAcgaggaaaaagacaaaaaatcatGCTGGCTGAAAGGGCAAGAGAATGATGGTAACATCCATATGcgaagaagaaaaacaacctgTCAGAAATCAGGTCTGCCAAAAGATGAAAGTGATCGTCCTCTAGTTAAAAATGGGAACTATTTTCTTCTGCTCTACCCAAAAAGGTACTATCTCCTGGACTTTTTATAATTCATATTTCATGTTAAATATAGCTACAAGCATGGTGTTGGCTAGTAAACATATTAATCACCAGACAGTATTTTCAGAAACCATGGACTGTTGGAAAAATACCAGAGAGTTGGGGAATGAGGCAAAATTCATACTGACTTTTAGAATTCTATGACTATATTCATATGTAAAAGGATAGAACCCATTATACAGTAAACAAAACATCTTCATGTCTTAAAGGATTATGAGGTTTTAAAACTCCTTTAAGATTGATCTAGATTAGCAGTTTACATCACAATTACCTGAAGGgcctgttaaaacacagattgctgagcCCCACTCCAgggttctgattcagtaagtaGGTCTGCAGTTTGCAGTTCTAAAAATCTCAGGTGAAGCTGGTGCTGCTGGTCTGGTGACCATGCTTTGAAAACTACAGGTCTAGAGATTTATCATTAGTGTCGTTTAATTATGCAGTTGATTAATACTAGTATTTTGGTTACACTTTTTCTGTTGTTAaacctataataaaaaatataaatattttgaaaggcaTTGGTTTCACCAAGTTGTTGTACAGTTAAATCACtccataaatttttcttttcttccagtgtGAACAGATTAACACGCTTTTATTAAGCAATCTCTGAATATATGTAGGAAGAATAATACCCCAATACTCTTCAGTTCTGCTGCTTAGGGTTACTCCATGAGGGAacaagccatttttttttttttttgagtataattgctttacaatggtgtgttagtttctgctttataacaaagtgaatcagttatacatatacatatatccccatatctcctccttcttgcatctccctccctcccaccctccctatcccacccctctaggtggacacaaagcacccagctgatctctctgtgctatgtggctgcttcccactagctatctatcttacatttgggagtgtatatatatccatgccactctctcacttcgtcccagcttacccttcccactccctgtgtcctcaagtccattctctacatctgcgtctttattcctgtcctgcccctaggttcgtcagaaccattttttttttttagattccatatatttgtgttagcatacagtatttgtttttctctttctgactcacttcactctgtatgacagactctaggtccacccacctcactacaaataactcaatttcgtttctttttatggctgaataatattccattgtatatatgtgccacatcttctttatccattcatctgtcgatggacgcttaggttgctcccatgtcctggctattgtaaatagagctgcaatgaacattgtgatacatgactctttttgaattatggttttctcagggtatatgcccagtagtgggattgctgggtcgtatggtagttctatttgtagttttttaaggaacctccatactgtgctccatagtggctgtatcagtttacattcccaccaacagtgcaagagtgttccctttcctccacaccctctccagcatttattgtttgtagattttttgatgatagccattctgactggtgtgaggtgatacctcgtagttttgatttgcgtttctctaatgattagtgatgttgagcatcctttcatgtgtttcttggcaatctgtatatcttctttggagaaatgtctattaaggtcttctgcccatttttggattgggttgtttgtttttttgatattgagttgcatgagctgcttgtaaattttggaggttaatcctttgtcagttgcttcatttgcaaatattttctcccattctgaaggttgtcttttcgtcttggttatggttccctttgctgtgcgaaagcttttaagtttcattaggtcccatttgtttatttttgtttttatttccatttctctaggagatgagtcaaaaaggatcttgctgtgatttatgtcatagagtgttctgcctgttttcctctaagagtttgatagtgtctggccttacatttaggtctttaatccagtttgagtttatttttgtgtatggtgttagggagtgttctaatttcattcttttacatgtagctgtccagttttcccagcaccacttattgaagaggctgtcttttccctactgtatattcttgcctcctttatcaaaaataaggtgaccttatgtgcgtgggttaatctctgggctttctatcctgtttcattgatctatatttctgtttttgtgccagtaccatactctcctgattactgtagctttgtagtatagtctgaagtccaggagcctgattcctccagctcggtttttctttctcaagattgctttggctattcaggattttttgtgtttccatacgaattttgaaattttttgttctagttctatggaaaatgccattggtagtttgctagggattgcatggaatctgtagattgctttgggtagtatagtcattttcacaatgttgattcttccaatccaagaacatggtatatctctccatctgtttgtgtcgtctttaatttctttcatcagtgtcttatagttttctgtatacaggtagtttgtctccttaggtaggtttattcctaggtattttattctttttgttgcagtgctaaatgggagtgtttccttaatttctctttcagattcttcatcattaatgtataggaatgcaagagatttctgtgcattaattttgtatcctgctactttaccaaattcgttgattagctctaggagttttctggtagcatctttaggattctctatgtatagtatcatgtcatctgcaaacagtgacagctttacttcttcttttccgatttggattccttttatttatttttcttctctgattgctgtggctaacacttccaaaactatgttgaataatagtggtgagagtgggcaaccttgtcttgttcctgatcttagtggaaatggtttcagtttttcaccattgaggacgatgttggctgtgggtttgtcatatatggcctttattatgttgaggtaagttccctctgtgtctactttctggaggctttttatcacaaatgggtgttgaattttgtcgaaagctttctctgtatctattgagatgatcatatggtttttctccttcactttgttaatatggtgtatcacattgattgatttgcatatattgaagaatccttgcattcgtgggataaaccccacttgatcatggtgtaggatccttttaatgtgctgttggattctgtttgctagtattttgttggggatttttgcatctatgttcatcagtgatattggcctgtagttttctttctttgtgacatctttgtctggttttggtatcagggtgatggtggcctcgtagaatgagtttgggagtgttcctccctctgctatattttgcaagagtttgagaaggataggtgttagctcttctctaaatgtttgatagaattcgcctgtgaatccatctggtcctgagcttttgtttgttggaaggtttttaatcacagtttcaatttcagtgcttgtgattggtctgttcatattttctatttcttcctggtttagtctcggaaggttgtgcatttctaaggatttgtccacttcttccaggtttccattttattggcatatagttgcttgtagtaatctctcatgatcctttgtatttctgcagtgtcagttgttacttctcctttttcatttctaattctattgatttgaggcttctccctttttttcttgatgagtctggcaaatggtttatcaattttgtttatcttctcaaagaaccagcttttagttttatttatctttgctatagattccttcatttctttttcatttatttctgatctgatctttatgatttctttccttctgctaactttggggttatttttttcttctttctctaattgctttaggtgtaagtttactttgtttatttgagattttttttgttttttaaggtaggattgtattgctataaacttccctgttagaactgcttttgctgcatcccataagttttgggtcgtcgtgttttcgttgtcatttgtttctaggtattttttgatttcctctttgaactcttcagtgatctcttggttattaagtagtgtattgtttatcctccatgtgtttgtattttttacagattttttcctgtaattgatatcttgtctcatagcattgtggtcagaaaagatacttgatacaatttcaatttttttaaatttaccaaggcttgatttgtgacccaagatatgatctatcctggagaatgttccaggagcacttgagaagaaagtgtattctgttgttttggatggaatgtcctataaatatcaattaagtccatcttgtttaatgtatcatttaaaacttgtgtttccttatttgttttcattttggatgatctgtccattgttgaacgTGGgctgttaaaatcccctactctgattgtgttactgttgatctccccttttatggctgttagtatttgccttatgtattgaggtgctcctatatttggtgcataaatatttacaattgttatatcttcttggattgatcccttgatcattatgtagagtccttttttttctcttgtaatagtctttgttttaaagtctattttgtctgataggagaattgctactccagctttcttttgatttccatttgcatggaatatctttttccattccctcactttcagtctgtatatgtccctaggtctgaagtgtgtctcttgtagacagcatatatatgggtcttgtttttgtatccattcagccagtctgtcttttggttggagcatttaatccatttacatttaaggtaattatcgatatgtatgttcctattccctttttcttaattgttttgggtttgttattgtaggtcttttccttctcttgtgtttcctgcctagagaagttcctttagcatttgttgtaaagctggtttggtggtgctgaattctcttagcttttgcttgtctgtaaagcttttaatttctccgtcaaatctgaatgagatccttgctgggtagagtaatctcggttgtaggtttttccccttcatcactttaaatatgtcctgccactcccttctggcttgcagagtttctgctgaaagatcagctgttaaccttatggtgattcccttgtatgttatttgttgtttttcccttgctgcttttaatattttttctttgtatttagtttttgatagtttgattagtatgtgtcttggcgtgtttctccttggatttatcctgaatgggactctctgtgcttcctggacttgattaactatttcctttcgcatattagggaagttttctactataatctcttcaaatattttctcagtccctttctttttctcttcttcttctgggacccatatagttcgaatgttggtgtgtttaatgttgtcccagaggtctctgagacggtcctcaattcttttcattcttctttctttattctgctctgcagtagttatttccactattttatcttccaggtcacttacctgtttttctgcctcagttattctgctattgatcccttctagagaatttttaatttcatttattgtgttgttcatcattgtttgtttgctctctagttcttctaggtccttgttaaacatttcttatattttctccattctatttccaagattttggatcatctttactatcattattctgaattctttttcaggtagactgcctatttcctcttcatttgttaagtctggtgggtttttttgctcctttatctgctgtgtgtttctctgtcttctcattttgcttaacttactgtgtttgtggtctccttttcgcaggctgcaggttcgtagttcctgttgtttttggtgtctgcccccagtgactaaggttggtttagtgggttgtgtaggcttcctagtggaggggactagtgcctgtgttctagtggatgaggctggatcttgtctttctggtggggagatccgcatccagtggtgtgttttggggtgtctgtgaccttattatgattttaggcagcctctctgctaatgggtggggttgtgttcctgtcttgctagttgtttggcataaggtgtccagcactggaacttgctggtcgttgagtggagctgggtcttagcgttgagatggagatctctgggagattttcgctgtttgatattacatggagctgggaggtctcttgtgcaccagtgttctgaagttggctctcccacctcagaggcacggccctgatgcctggctggaccaccaagagtctgtcatccacacggctcagaataaaagggagaaaaaaaagaaggaaagaaagaaagaagataaaataaaacaaaataaaataaaatgttattaaaataaaaaataattattaataaaaaaattcttaagtgatcaaaaaaaaaaagaaagaaagaagagagcaaccaaaccaaaaaacaaatccaccaatgataacaagcgctaaaaactatactaaaaaaaccaaaaaaccaaaaaaacagacagacagaaccctagtacaa
Above is a window of Balaenoptera acutorostrata chromosome 1, mBalAcu1.1, whole genome shotgun sequence DNA encoding:
- the LRRC8B gene encoding volume-regulated anion channel subunit LRRC8B isoform X1, whose protein sequence is MITLTELKCLADAQSSYHILKPWWDVFWYYITLIMLLVAVLAGALQLTQSRVLCCLPCKVEFDNHCAVPWDVLKASVNTSSDPGMPLPPPLRIQNDLHRQQYSYIDAVCYEKQLHWFAKFFPYLVLLHTLIFAACSNFWLNYPSTSSRLEHFVAILHKCFDSPWTTRALSETVAEQSVRPLTLSKSKVLLSPSGCSADVDSNKQSLPYPQPGLESAGIESPTSSVLDKKEGEQAKAIFEKVKRFRMHVEQKDIIYRVYLKQIIVKVILFVLIITYVPYFLTYITLEIDCSVDVQAFTGYKRYQCVYSLAEIFKVLASFYVILVILYGLTSSYSLWWMLRNSLKQYSFEALREKSNYSDIPDVKNDFAFILHLADQYDPLYSKRFSIFLSEVSENKLKQINLNNEWTVEKLKSKLVKNSQDKIELHLFMLNGLPDNVFELTEIEVLSLELIPEVKLPSAVSQLVNLKELHVYHSSLVVDHPALAFLEENLKILRLKFTEMGKIPRWVFHLKNLKELYLSGCVLPEQVSTMQLEGFQDLKNLRTLYLKSSISRIPQVITDLLPSLQKLSLDNEGSKLVVLNNLKKMVNLKSLELISCDLERIPHSIFSLNNLHELNLKENNLKTVEEIISFQHLQNLSCLKLWHNNIAYIPAQIGALSNLEQLSLDHNNIENLPLQLFLCTKLYYLDLSCNHLTFIPEEIQYLSNLQYFAVTNNNIEMLPDGLFQCKKLQCLLLGKNSLMSLSPHVGELANLTHLELIGNYLETLPPELEGCQSLKRSCLIVEENLLNTLPPPVTERLQTCLDKC
- the LRRC8B gene encoding volume-regulated anion channel subunit LRRC8B isoform X2 is translated as MITLTELKCLADAQSSYHILKPWWDVFWYYITLIMLLVAVLAGALQLTQSRVLCCLPCKVEFDNHCAVPWDVLKASVNTSSDPGMPLPPPLRIQNDLHRQQYSYIDAVCYEKQLHWFAKFFPYLVLLHTLIFAACSNFWLNYPSTSSRLEHFVAILHKCFDSPWTTRALSETVAEQSVRPLTLSKSKVLLSPSGCSADVDSNKQSLPYPQPGLESAGIESPTSSVLDKKEGEQAKAIFEKVKRFRMHVEQKDIIYRVYLKQIIVKVILFVLIITYVPYFLTYITLEIDCSVDVQAFTGYKRYQCVYSLAEIFKVLASFYVILVILYGLTSSYSLWWMLRNSLKQYSFEALREKSNYSDIPDVKNDFAFILHLADQYDPLYSKRFSIFLSEVSENKLKQINLNNEWTVEKLKSKLVKNSQDKIELHLFMLNGLPDNVFELTEIEVLSLELIPEVKLPSAVSQLVNLKELHVYHSSLVVDHPALAFLEENLKILRLKFTEMGKIPRWVFHLKNLKELYLSGCVLPEQVSTMQLEGFQDLKNLRTLYLKSSISRIPQVITDLLPSLQKLSLDNEGSKLVVLNNLKKMVNLKSLELISCDLERIPHSIFSLNNLHELNLKENNLKTVEEIISFQHLQNLSCLKLWHNNIAYIPAQIGALSNLEQLSLDHNNIENLPLQLFLCTKLYYLDLSCNHLTFIPEEIQYLSNLQYFAVTNNNRRTLPISVLVHCLHFADTETEAQSNLPEVRRFPVMDLGWNPRSGSCSSALSPTAQMPQSR